In one Tachysurus vachellii isolate PV-2020 chromosome 24, HZAU_Pvac_v1, whole genome shotgun sequence genomic region, the following are encoded:
- the runx1 gene encoding runt-related transcription factor 1 isoform X7 — MVFLWDAKYDQAPHRRFTPPSSSLGTGKMTDTLPAMGAHEGGGGKLRMCDRSMEVLSEHPGELVRTDSPNFLCSVLPTHWRCNKTLPIAFKVVALGDIPDGTLVTVMAGNDENYSAELRNATAAIKNQVARFNDLRFVGRSGRGKSFTLTITVFTNPPQVATYQRAIKITVDGPREPRHSRQMQTSPSWSYEQSYPYLGAISAPAIHPTTPISPSRNPIHCSDLFSDPRVGLERPFSSIPSLPDNRFTDPRVPYPTAAFTYTPTPVTNAIGIGMSAMTASAGRYHTYLPPPYPAGSSQGQSGHFQASTSPYHLYYSSATGSYQFSMMSGGGGGERSPPRILPPCTSASTGSALLHPSLPNQNDIVVDAEESHSSSPTSMSAEAVWRPY, encoded by the exons ATGGTTTTCCTTTGGGACGCCAAATACG ACCAGGCCCCCCACCGCCGCTTCACACCGCCCTCCTCCAGCCTGGGCACCGGGAAGATGACCGACACTCTCCCCGCGATGGGAGCGCACGAGGGCGGCGGCGGGAAACTGCGCATGTGTGACCGCAGCATGGAGGTCCTTTCCGAGCACCCGGGAGAGCTCGTGCGCACCGACAGTCCCAACTTCCTGTGCTCTGTGCTGCCCACACACTGGCGCTGCAACAAGACTCTGCCCATCGCCTTCAAG GTGGTTGCCCTTGGCGACATCCCTGATGGAACGCTGGTGACAGTGATGGCAGGAAATGATGAGAATTACTCAGCTGAACTCCGCAATGCCACAGCAGCCATTAAGAACCAGGTGGCCCGTTTCAATGACCTGCGCTTTGTGGGTCGCAGCGGAAGAG ggaaGAGTTTTACTCTCACTATCACGGTATTCACAAACCCCCCTCAAGTGGCCACCTATCAGAGAGCCATCAAGATTACGGTGGACGGACCGAGAGAACCCCGCC ACTCCAGGCAAATGCAGACGTCTCCGTCCTGGTCTTATGAGCAATCCTATCCTTACCTTGGCGCTATTTCTGCACCGGCTATTCACCCGACGACGCCCATCTCTCCCAGCCGCAACCCCATACACT GTTCAGACCTATTCAGTGACCCGCGTGTCGGTCTGGAGCGCCCCTTCTCCTCCATCCCCTCCCTGCCAGACAACCGCTTCACTGATCCTAGAGTCCCCTACCCCACAGCAGCCTTCACCTACACTCCTACCCCTGTCACCAACGCCATAGGCATCGGCATGTCAGCTATGACTGCGTCGGCTGGCCGCTACCACACTTACTTACCTCCTCCCTACCCTGCTGGCTCCTCCCAGGGCCAGAGTGGACACTTCCAGGCCAGCACTTCACCCTATCACCTCTACTACAGCAGCGCTACAGGGTCGTACCAATTCTCCATGATGTCTGGAGGAGGTGGGGGGGAGCGTTCGCCACCTAGGATCCTGCCACCCTGCACCAGCGCCTCGACAGGCTCAGCCCTCCTCCACCCCTCACTGCCCAATCAGAATGACATTGTTGTAGATGCAGAGGAAAGCCACAGCAGCTCTCCAACCAGCATGTCTGCTGAGGCGGTGTGGAGGCCATACTGA
- the runx1 gene encoding runt-related transcription factor 1 isoform X5, protein MVFLWDAKYDQAPHRRFTPPSSSLGTGKMTDTLPAMGAHEGGGGKLRMCDRSMEVLSEHPGELVRTDSPNFLCSVLPTHWRCNKTLPIAFKVVALGDIPDGTLVTVMAGNDENYSAELRNATAAIKNQVARFNDLRFVGRSGRGKSFTLTITVFTNPPQVATYQRAIKITVDGPREPRRHRQKLEEAVKPGALAFSEQLRRSAMRCSPHQASAPNPRPTLNTPPFSSPAHSQIPDSRQMQTSPSWSYEQSYPYLGAISAPAIHPTTPISPSRNPIHCSDLFSDPRVGLERPFSSIPSLPDNRFTDPRVPYPTAAFTYTPTPVTNAIGIGMSAMTASAGRYHTYLPPPYPAGSSQGQSGHFQASTSPYHLYYSSATGSYQFSMMSGGGGGERSPPRILPPCTSASTGSALLHPSLPNQNDIVVDAEESHSSSPTSMSAEAVWRPY, encoded by the exons ATGGTTTTCCTTTGGGACGCCAAATACG ACCAGGCCCCCCACCGCCGCTTCACACCGCCCTCCTCCAGCCTGGGCACCGGGAAGATGACCGACACTCTCCCCGCGATGGGAGCGCACGAGGGCGGCGGCGGGAAACTGCGCATGTGTGACCGCAGCATGGAGGTCCTTTCCGAGCACCCGGGAGAGCTCGTGCGCACCGACAGTCCCAACTTCCTGTGCTCTGTGCTGCCCACACACTGGCGCTGCAACAAGACTCTGCCCATCGCCTTCAAG GTGGTTGCCCTTGGCGACATCCCTGATGGAACGCTGGTGACAGTGATGGCAGGAAATGATGAGAATTACTCAGCTGAACTCCGCAATGCCACAGCAGCCATTAAGAACCAGGTGGCCCGTTTCAATGACCTGCGCTTTGTGGGTCGCAGCGGAAGAG ggaaGAGTTTTACTCTCACTATCACGGTATTCACAAACCCCCCTCAAGTGGCCACCTATCAGAGAGCCATCAAGATTACGGTGGACGGACCGAGAGAACCCCGCC gtcatAGACAAAAGCTGGAAGAAGCTGTGAAGCCAGGAGCACTGGCCTTCTCCGAGCAGTTGAGGAGGAGTGCCATGCGGTGCAGTCCTCACCAGGCCTCTGCACCCAATCCCCGCCCCACCCTGAACACGCCTCCCttcagtagccccgcccacagccaaATACCTG ACTCCAGGCAAATGCAGACGTCTCCGTCCTGGTCTTATGAGCAATCCTATCCTTACCTTGGCGCTATTTCTGCACCGGCTATTCACCCGACGACGCCCATCTCTCCCAGCCGCAACCCCATACACT GTTCAGACCTATTCAGTGACCCGCGTGTCGGTCTGGAGCGCCCCTTCTCCTCCATCCCCTCCCTGCCAGACAACCGCTTCACTGATCCTAGAGTCCCCTACCCCACAGCAGCCTTCACCTACACTCCTACCCCTGTCACCAACGCCATAGGCATCGGCATGTCAGCTATGACTGCGTCGGCTGGCCGCTACCACACTTACTTACCTCCTCCCTACCCTGCTGGCTCCTCCCAGGGCCAGAGTGGACACTTCCAGGCCAGCACTTCACCCTATCACCTCTACTACAGCAGCGCTACAGGGTCGTACCAATTCTCCATGATGTCTGGAGGAGGTGGGGGGGAGCGTTCGCCACCTAGGATCCTGCCACCCTGCACCAGCGCCTCGACAGGCTCAGCCCTCCTCCACCCCTCACTGCCCAATCAGAATGACATTGTTGTAGATGCAGAGGAAAGCCACAGCAGCTCTCCAACCAGCATGTCTGCTGAGGCGGTGTGGAGGCCATACTGA
- the runx1 gene encoding runt-related transcription factor 1 isoform X4 — MASNSIFESFSSYQSCFTRDQAPHRRFTPPSSSLGTGKMTDTLPAMGAHEGGGGKLRMCDRSMEVLSEHPGELVRTDSPNFLCSVLPTHWRCNKTLPIAFKVVALGDIPDGTLVTVMAGNDENYSAELRNATAAIKNQVARFNDLRFVGRSGRGKSFTLTITVFTNPPQVATYQRAIKITVDGPREPRRHRQKLEEAVKPGALAFSEQLRRSAMRCSPHQASAPNPRPTLNTPPFSSPAHSQIPDSRQMQTSPSWSYEQSYPYLGAISAPAIHPTTPISPSRNPIHCSDLFSDPRVGLERPFSSIPSLPDNRFTDPRVPYPTAAFTYTPTPVTNAIGIGMSAMTASAGRYHTYLPPPYPAGSSQGQSGHFQASTSPYHLYYSSATGSYQFSMMSGGGGGERSPPRILPPCTSASTGSALLHPSLPNQNDIVVDAEESHSSSPTSMSAEAVWRPY, encoded by the exons ACCAGGCCCCCCACCGCCGCTTCACACCGCCCTCCTCCAGCCTGGGCACCGGGAAGATGACCGACACTCTCCCCGCGATGGGAGCGCACGAGGGCGGCGGCGGGAAACTGCGCATGTGTGACCGCAGCATGGAGGTCCTTTCCGAGCACCCGGGAGAGCTCGTGCGCACCGACAGTCCCAACTTCCTGTGCTCTGTGCTGCCCACACACTGGCGCTGCAACAAGACTCTGCCCATCGCCTTCAAG GTGGTTGCCCTTGGCGACATCCCTGATGGAACGCTGGTGACAGTGATGGCAGGAAATGATGAGAATTACTCAGCTGAACTCCGCAATGCCACAGCAGCCATTAAGAACCAGGTGGCCCGTTTCAATGACCTGCGCTTTGTGGGTCGCAGCGGAAGAG ggaaGAGTTTTACTCTCACTATCACGGTATTCACAAACCCCCCTCAAGTGGCCACCTATCAGAGAGCCATCAAGATTACGGTGGACGGACCGAGAGAACCCCGCC gtcatAGACAAAAGCTGGAAGAAGCTGTGAAGCCAGGAGCACTGGCCTTCTCCGAGCAGTTGAGGAGGAGTGCCATGCGGTGCAGTCCTCACCAGGCCTCTGCACCCAATCCCCGCCCCACCCTGAACACGCCTCCCttcagtagccccgcccacagccaaATACCTG ACTCCAGGCAAATGCAGACGTCTCCGTCCTGGTCTTATGAGCAATCCTATCCTTACCTTGGCGCTATTTCTGCACCGGCTATTCACCCGACGACGCCCATCTCTCCCAGCCGCAACCCCATACACT GTTCAGACCTATTCAGTGACCCGCGTGTCGGTCTGGAGCGCCCCTTCTCCTCCATCCCCTCCCTGCCAGACAACCGCTTCACTGATCCTAGAGTCCCCTACCCCACAGCAGCCTTCACCTACACTCCTACCCCTGTCACCAACGCCATAGGCATCGGCATGTCAGCTATGACTGCGTCGGCTGGCCGCTACCACACTTACTTACCTCCTCCCTACCCTGCTGGCTCCTCCCAGGGCCAGAGTGGACACTTCCAGGCCAGCACTTCACCCTATCACCTCTACTACAGCAGCGCTACAGGGTCGTACCAATTCTCCATGATGTCTGGAGGAGGTGGGGGGGAGCGTTCGCCACCTAGGATCCTGCCACCCTGCACCAGCGCCTCGACAGGCTCAGCCCTCCTCCACCCCTCACTGCCCAATCAGAATGACATTGTTGTAGATGCAGAGGAAAGCCACAGCAGCTCTCCAACCAGCATGTCTGCTGAGGCGGTGTGGAGGCCATACTGA
- the runx1 gene encoding runt-related transcription factor 1 isoform X6 codes for MTDTLPAMGAHEGGGGKLRMCDRSMEVLSEHPGELVRTDSPNFLCSVLPTHWRCNKTLPIAFKVVALGDIPDGTLVTVMAGNDENYSAELRNATAAIKNQVARFNDLRFVGRSGRGKSFTLTITVFTNPPQVATYQRAIKITVDGPREPRRHRQKLEEAVKPGALAFSEQLRRSAMRCSPHQASAPNPRPTLNTPPFSSPAHSQIPDSRQMQTSPSWSYEQSYPYLGAISAPAIHPTTPISPSRNPIHCSDLFSDPRVGLERPFSSIPSLPDNRFTDPRVPYPTAAFTYTPTPVTNAIGIGMSAMTASAGRYHTYLPPPYPAGSSQGQSGHFQASTSPYHLYYSSATGSYQFSMMSGGGGGERSPPRILPPCTSASTGSALLHPSLPNQNDIVVDAEESHSSSPTSMSAEAVWRPY; via the exons ATGACCGACACTCTCCCCGCGATGGGAGCGCACGAGGGCGGCGGCGGGAAACTGCGCATGTGTGACCGCAGCATGGAGGTCCTTTCCGAGCACCCGGGAGAGCTCGTGCGCACCGACAGTCCCAACTTCCTGTGCTCTGTGCTGCCCACACACTGGCGCTGCAACAAGACTCTGCCCATCGCCTTCAAG GTGGTTGCCCTTGGCGACATCCCTGATGGAACGCTGGTGACAGTGATGGCAGGAAATGATGAGAATTACTCAGCTGAACTCCGCAATGCCACAGCAGCCATTAAGAACCAGGTGGCCCGTTTCAATGACCTGCGCTTTGTGGGTCGCAGCGGAAGAG ggaaGAGTTTTACTCTCACTATCACGGTATTCACAAACCCCCCTCAAGTGGCCACCTATCAGAGAGCCATCAAGATTACGGTGGACGGACCGAGAGAACCCCGCC gtcatAGACAAAAGCTGGAAGAAGCTGTGAAGCCAGGAGCACTGGCCTTCTCCGAGCAGTTGAGGAGGAGTGCCATGCGGTGCAGTCCTCACCAGGCCTCTGCACCCAATCCCCGCCCCACCCTGAACACGCCTCCCttcagtagccccgcccacagccaaATACCTG ACTCCAGGCAAATGCAGACGTCTCCGTCCTGGTCTTATGAGCAATCCTATCCTTACCTTGGCGCTATTTCTGCACCGGCTATTCACCCGACGACGCCCATCTCTCCCAGCCGCAACCCCATACACT GTTCAGACCTATTCAGTGACCCGCGTGTCGGTCTGGAGCGCCCCTTCTCCTCCATCCCCTCCCTGCCAGACAACCGCTTCACTGATCCTAGAGTCCCCTACCCCACAGCAGCCTTCACCTACACTCCTACCCCTGTCACCAACGCCATAGGCATCGGCATGTCAGCTATGACTGCGTCGGCTGGCCGCTACCACACTTACTTACCTCCTCCCTACCCTGCTGGCTCCTCCCAGGGCCAGAGTGGACACTTCCAGGCCAGCACTTCACCCTATCACCTCTACTACAGCAGCGCTACAGGGTCGTACCAATTCTCCATGATGTCTGGAGGAGGTGGGGGGGAGCGTTCGCCACCTAGGATCCTGCCACCCTGCACCAGCGCCTCGACAGGCTCAGCCCTCCTCCACCCCTCACTGCCCAATCAGAATGACATTGTTGTAGATGCAGAGGAAAGCCACAGCAGCTCTCCAACCAGCATGTCTGCTGAGGCGGTGTGGAGGCCATACTGA